The window ACGCGCGATGCGGGAAGCTCGTCACGAGCCTGCTGGCGAGCCAGCGCAGGCTGTCCCTGCTGCTCGGCTACGACACCCCGCCCGAGCACGATGAGCTCGTGAAGTACGTGCTCGACACCAACGCGAAGCAGGTGCCGCCCGTCATCGTCGACGACGGTCCAGTCCACGAGGTCGTGGTCAAGGGCGACGACATCGACCTGACCGAGCTGCCGGTACCGCGGTGGCACCACCTCGACGGCGGCCGCTACATCAACACGTTCGCGGCGATCGTCACCAAGGACCCCGACGACGGATCGGTCAACGTCGGCGTCTACCGCGGCATGATCTCCGGCCGCGACAAGATCCCGATGCTGCTCGTGCCGAGCCAGCACTGGGGCCTGCACTGGGCGAAGCACGTCGAGCGGAAGAAGCCGATGCAGGTGGCCTGCATCTACGGCTGGCACCCGGTGATGGACTTCCTCGCCGGCAGCCCCATCCCGAAGGGTGTGTCCGAGTACGACGTGATGGGCGCGTACCTCGGCGCGCCGGTGCCGCTGGTGCGGTGCCGGACGGTCGACCTGGAGGTGCCGGCGTCGGCCGAGATCGTCGTGGAGGGCTACATCTCGCCCGACCCCGACACGTACGAGATGGAGGGTCCGTTCGGCGAGTTCACCGGCTACGTCAGCGACCTGCCGACCCGCCGGCCGACGATCCAGGTGACGGCCGTGACGCACCGGGAGTCGCCGATCTTCCGTGGCACGCTGGAGGGTTCGCTGCCCGGCGCGAGCGGCGAGAACAGCCACATGTCCGCGTTGCAGCGGGCGGCCATCGCGTGGCGCACCCTGGAGAACGCCGGCGTGCCCGGCGTGACCAACGTCTACGTCCACCCGGTGACCAACGGCACGACGATCGCGGTGCAGATCCGCAAGGTCAACGAGGGTCACGCCAAGTGGGTGGCGTCGGCGCTGTGGAGCAGCGGCGCGGCGCTGTACCGGTACAAGAACGTCATCGTGGTCGACGAGGACGTCGACATCTCCGACTACTCCGCGCTCGACTGGGCGATCGCCTACCGGGTGCGCGCCGGCACCGACGACATCGTGGTGTTCCCCGGCAGCTTCGGCTCGCCCATCGACCCCAGCACCCCGCTGGAGGAGCGTTCCGTCGGCGATCTCGGCTCCGGCCTGTGGAACCGCATGCTCATCGACGCGACGAAGACCTGGCGCTACGCGGCGCGGGCCGAGTGGGGCGGCGCGAAGTTCCCTCCCACCGTCGAGAACGCCCCCGAGGACATCGCCCAGGTGAAGAGCCGCTGGGCCGAGTACGGCTTCACCGGCTGGGACGGCGAGTCCCGCGCGGAGACCTGATCCGTACGCTGGGTCCATGAGCGAGCACGTGCGTGTCGAGACCACGATCGACGACCGCGACGCCGCGGCGCGACTGGCCGAGTCGGTCGTCGGTGCCCGACTGGTCGCCTGCGCCCAGGTGGTGGGGCCGATCCGCAGCACGTACCGGTGGGACGGGGCGACGACGACCGACGAGGAGTGGCTGCTCGTCATGAAGACGGCGGGGGACCGGCTCGACGAGCTGGTGGCACACCTGCGCGACGCGCACCCGTACGACGTCCCCGAGATCGTCGCCGTCCCGGTGGTGGGCGGCAACCCCGACTACCTGGCATGGCTGACCGCGGAGACCAGGTAGTCGCTCGGGCGATCTGGGATCGCGTGGGGGTGGACCTAACCCCCCTGTGCCGGCCCGGCACGACACCTACGCTCAACAGCGTGGCGTGTTCGGACGCCGTTGGGTGGGCGGGTAGCGAGGTGGTAGCAGGTGACCGTGCAGAGACGGCCGGAGGCCGTGCGGTTGGAGTCGGTGACCAAGACGTACGAGACCGCGGGCGGCCGGGTGACCGCGCTCGACGAGGTGACCGTCGACGTCCCCGCGGGTGGGTTCACCGTGGTCATGGGGCCCTCGGGCTCCGGTAAGAGCACGTTCCTGCAGTGCGCGGCGGGGCTCGACCTGCCGACCCGTGGCCGGGTGTCGATCGATGGCTCCGAGGTGACCGGTGGCAACGAGACCGCACTGACGAAGTTCCGGCGCCAGCGGGTGGGCTTCGTGTTCCAGCAGTTCAACCTGCTGCCGACGCTCGACGTGCTGCAAAACGTGATGCTGCCGTTGCGGCTGGCCGGGCGGAAGGCAGACCGGCAGCGCTGCGTCGAGGGCTCCATCGAGGTCACGGCGTCCGGCGTGACCTCGACCCGGATCGTGCGACCCGTGACCGGGCATGTCGATGCCACGCTCGCGGGCTGGCCGAGGATCGGCGGGAACAGCAGCGTGTCCGCGGCGCAGAACGTGAACAGCTCACGGTCCTCGACGACGAACCGGTGCCGGGTCTCGCGCTGGGTCAGGCCGAACCCGAGCAGTCGCCCGTGGTCGTCCCAGTCCGTGCCTGGCTGTGCGCGCAGCCAGGCAGCCAGCCGCTCTTCGGGCACGCCGGCCTCGGCGGCCAGGCGCGACAGCGGCACCGGTTCCGCACGCTCGTGTGGGGGGAGGGAGGAGCCTTCGAGCTTCGCGCCGTGGTCATCGCGTGGTCCTTGGAAGACCTCTCACTCTGCTGCGTGACCTGCTCGGCACGTTCATCGACGCGCTGGTGTTGAAGGTCTGCGAAGGCGGTCGAGTGGCAGGCGTGCACGCGCTGGTCGTGACCGGGGTGAACGATGATGGGCACCGCGAGATCCTCGGCTTGCATCTCACGGTCAGGTGTTCGGGATGCGGACTTGGATGGTGAGGCCGCCACCGGGGCGGGGGGCTGTGTGGATGTGGCCGTTGTGGGCATGGGTGACGGCGCGGACGATGGACAGGCCGAGTCCGGCTCCTCGCCCGATCGGGTCGGTGTCGTCGGTGAGGCGGTCGTCGGTGAGGCGGTCGCCGGTGCCGAGTCTGCGGAACGGTTCGAACAGCTCGTCGATCTCGTCGATGCCGATGATGGGGCCGGTGTTCTCTACGGTCACGTAGGCGTAGCCGTCGGTGGTCCCGGTGGTGATCGACGTCCAGCCGTTGGTGGTGTTGTAGCGGATGGCGTTGTCCAGCAGGTTCTGGACGAGACGTTCGAGCAGTACCGGGTCGCCGGTGAACGTTGCGGGTGTGAGGGTGGAGCGGATCTCCACCCCGGCGGTGCGCGCGGTGCCGGACGAGACGGTGATCGCTTGGCGGGCGGCGTCCGCGAGGTCGACGGGTTCCCGCTCGGTGAGGTCCTGGTCGCTGCTGGCAAGTGTAAGGAGTCCGTCGATGAGGCGTTCGTGTCTGTCGTTGACCTCGAGCAGCGCTGTGCCGAGCTTGCGCGTCGCCTCGGGCACGTCGGGGTCGTCCAGGGTGACCTCGATGAGGGTGCGGTTGATCGTCAACGGGGTGCGGAGCTCATGGGACGCGTTGGCGACGAAGCGGCGCTGGCCGTCGAACGAGCGGTCGAGCCGTTCCAGCATGGCATCGAACGTGTCCGCGAGGTCCCTGATCTCGTCGGCGGGGCCTTGCAGCGCGATGCGTTCGTGGAGGCTGTGGTCGGCGACCCGGCGCGCGGTGGCGGTGATCCGCTGGAGCGGGTGCAGCGCACGGCCGGCGAGCAGCCAGCCGCACCCGCCCGCGGCGACGCCGACCACGCCCAGCGATACCAGCGACCAGGTCAGCATCGTGCGCAGGGTGTCGTCGCGTTCCTGCTCGAACTGGGCTCTGAGCGCCCGGTGGAACTCCGCGAGCTGTTCGCGGTCGGTCGCGTGCAGCTCGCGAAGGGTCTCCTCGGTGATCCGTTGGGTGCTGGCGACCCGCGTATTCAGGTTGTGGTCGAGCGCCTGCTGGAGGAACAGGTACGTGAGCGCGATGAGCGCCGTGCCCGCGAGGAAGAACGCTCCCGCGTACAGCGCGGTGAGCCTGAGCCGGATCGTCGACGGCCAGTGACGGCTCATCGGACGCGGTAGCCAGTGCCAGGGACGGTCTCGATGACCGGTGGGTCGCCCAGCTTCCTGCGCACCATCATGATGGTGAAGCGGACGACGCCCGTGAACGGGTCGGTGTGTTCGTCCCATGCCCTCTCCAGAAGCTGCTCGGCGGAGACCACGCCACCGTCGGCGCGTAGGAGTTCAGCGAGGACGGCGAACTCCTTGCGGGACAACGGGACGGGTTCCCCGTCGCGGGTGACGGCGTGCCGGTGCGGATCGAGCCGGATCCCCGCGCGTTCGAGCACCGGCGGGGTAGCGGGGCGCGCTCGCCGCGCGAGGGCTTGGACGCGGGCGATCAGCTCGGCGAACGCGAACGGTTTGGTGAGGTAGTCGTCGGCGCCGAGGCCGAGGCCTGTGACGCGTTGCGCGACGGCGGTCGCCGCGGTGAGCATCAGGATCCTAGTGTCCGACGCGGACTCGACGAGAGCCGCGCACACCTGGTCGCCGGACACGCGTGGAAGGTCGCGGTCGAGGACGACCACGTCGTAGTCGTTCACGGCCAGCCGCTCCAGCGCGGCGTCGCCGTCATACGCGACGTCGACGGCCATGGCGTGCTTGCGCAGCCCGTCGGCTACCGCGTCGGCCAACAGCCGTTCGTCCTCGACAACCAGTACCCGCACGTACACCATCGTGCCCGGCCGTCGCGTTAGGCGGTTGTTAGGGCGCAGCTAATGCCGCTCTAACGGCCCTCTTGGTCGACTGTGCGCATGACGCGATGGCTGAAGCTGCTCGGGATCCTCCTCGCCGTCATCGCCCTGCTGGTGGTCGCGTTGATGCTCACCGGCGTGCTCGGTGGTGGCGGTGGCGGCCACCAACCCAGGAAGCACGGCAGTGGCGGA of the Streptosporangiales bacterium genome contains:
- a CDS encoding UbiD family decarboxylase, translated to MTKHSSEDLRTALDRLRTHGELADVTGEVHWDRELGALTREALRRKGPALLFDNITGYNTPDARCGKLVTSLLASQRRLSLLLGYDTPPEHDELVKYVLDTNAKQVPPVIVDDGPVHEVVVKGDDIDLTELPVPRWHHLDGGRYINTFAAIVTKDPDDGSVNVGVYRGMISGRDKIPMLLVPSQHWGLHWAKHVERKKPMQVACIYGWHPVMDFLAGSPIPKGVSEYDVMGAYLGAPVPLVRCRTVDLEVPASAEIVVEGYISPDPDTYEMEGPFGEFTGYVSDLPTRRPTIQVTAVTHRESPIFRGTLEGSLPGASGENSHMSALQRAAIAWRTLENAGVPGVTNVYVHPVTNGTTIAVQIRKVNEGHAKWVASALWSSGAALYRYKNVIVVDEDVDISDYSALDWAIAYRVRAGTDDIVVFPGSFGSPIDPSTPLEERSVGDLGSGLWNRMLIDATKTWRYAARAEWGGAKFPPTVENAPEDIAQVKSRWAEYGFTGWDGESRAET
- a CDS encoding divalent cation tolerance protein CutA translates to MSEHVRVETTIDDRDAAARLAESVVGARLVACAQVVGPIRSTYRWDGATTTDEEWLLVMKTAGDRLDELVAHLRDAHPYDVPEIVAVPVVGGNPDYLAWLTAETR
- a CDS encoding ATP-binding cassette domain-containing protein, which translates into the protein MTVQRRPEAVRLESVTKTYETAGGRVTALDEVTVDVPAGGFTVVMGPSGSGKSTFLQCAAGLDLPTRGRVSIDGSEVTGGNETALTKFRRQRVGFVFQQFNLLPTLDVLQNVMLPLRLAGRKADRQRCVEGSIEVTASGVTSTRIVRPVTGHVDATLAGWPRIGGNSSVSAAQNVNSSRSSTTNRCRVSRWVRPNPSSRPWSSQSVPGCARSQAASRSSGTPASAARRDSGTGSARSCGGREEPSSFAPWSSRGPWKTSHSAA
- a CDS encoding HAMP domain-containing protein; translation: MSRHWPSTIRLRLTALYAGAFFLAGTALIALTYLFLQQALDHNLNTRVASTQRITEETLRELHATDREQLAEFHRALRAQFEQERDDTLRTMLTWSLVSLGVVGVAAGGCGWLLAGRALHPLQRITATARRVADHSLHERIALQGPADEIRDLADTFDAMLERLDRSFDGQRRFVANASHELRTPLTINRTLIEVTLDDPDVPEATRKLGTALLEVNDRHERLIDGLLTLASSDQDLTEREPVDLADAARQAITVSSGTARTAGVEIRSTLTPATFTGDPVLLERLVQNLLDNAIRYNTTNGWTSITTGTTDGYAYVTVENTGPIIGIDEIDELFEPFRRLGTGDRLTDDRLTDDTDPIGRGAGLGLSIVRAVTHAHNGHIHTAPRPGGGLTIQVRIPNT
- a CDS encoding response regulator produces the protein MRVLVVEDERLLADAVADGLRKHAMAVDVAYDGDAALERLAVNDYDVVVLDRDLPRVSGDQVCAALVESASDTRILMLTAATAVAQRVTGLGLGADDYLTKPFAFAELIARVQALARRARPATPPVLERAGIRLDPHRHAVTRDGEPVPLSRKEFAVLAELLRADGGVVSAEQLLERAWDEHTDPFTGVVRFTIMMVRRKLGDPPVIETVPGTGYRVR